From Anopheles coluzzii chromosome 3, AcolN3, whole genome shotgun sequence, the proteins below share one genomic window:
- the LOC120957234 gene encoding probable prefoldin subunit 6: protein MDKEVVVLQRKLEAELKNFKDTQREFSKLVQTQQQLDGQYFENKSILEELQMLKPTNTVYKLYGPVLVKQDLEESKQNVGKRIEYITKELKRCGENITQLEAKQDKYRANLQKLQMQYQSQMAIAKQ, encoded by the exons ATGGACAAGGAAGTCGTCGTGCTGCAGCGTAAACTCGAAGCGGAGCTGAAAAACTTCAAGGACACGCAGCGAG AGTTCTCGAAGCTTGTGCAAACACAGCAACAGCTCGATGGGCAGTACTTCGAAAACAAGAGCATTCTGGAGGAGCTGCAAATGCTGAAGCCAACCAACACG GTGTACAAACTGTACGGCCCGGTGCTGGTGAAGCAGGATCTCGAGGAGAGCAAGCAAAACGTCGGCAAGCGCATCGAGTACATCACGAAGGAGCTGAAGCGGTGCGGGGAGAACATTACGCAGCTGGAAGCGAAGCAGGACAAGTACCGTGCGAacctgcagaagctgcagatGCAGTACCAGAGCCAGATGGCGATAGCAAAGCAGTAG
- the LOC120957226 gene encoding GATOR complex protein NPRL3 produces MEVNPLSIILVKSDSKGDRLLFRYPYTLPQQFQTSVTPARKTPYSLIHTGDDILQHAPPSNICFDQLYGISDKDLATLFAVKSELCNQKFELKVNDVRFVSHPTLLRSDPGSDQKSSDIQINVVFALHAQASSSVVKSYYELSKRIGIALIYEERRDGYFSREIKTMVAVMDENSALQEQEQPTGATGTGGSVGTGSGTGPAGTSGQTVVTCATAAGIAVGVFDTILKNTTLAQFIKTIYHDLCTTGLLNVTMNQTVTLSFCLPQKAHQFHKKGMAVEPETIDRCLESLKPYHGMLLLVDPSELFDCVPPSGANMLLQLIEVYNPLKSLQNMASDAELLIDHVYQLVGHLVYWAKATIIYPLCETNVYVIAPDAQLNIHSNLSDKFATKFPGMSLFEVISDFSLPTSIGHLTTPLQHPARQGRLAQMVLWMLQHHLLMQLHTYVQFVANLDGIEEDEFGGAAAGRCSSDRAHALHALYGSSAPSASSSQPLAVPTGGNRKHSLSEDRYSDSLSALLTTAASVTSNTRPSSASHRSNISHSSVGGLQTASSTDNDESIASIDDDDKLKRLLAAFPEPDRKAVARIPAASNPEDLALMVRLWKAGYFKGEHHLEEIMYFENLRRSQLLQLVDKFREVLIIYETEDPAIASLYSDQPAE; encoded by the exons ATGGAGGTGAATCCGCTCAGCATTATTCTGGTAAAGTCCGACAGCAAGGGCGATCGGTTGCTGTTCCGCTACCCGTACACGCTGCCGCAACAGTTCCAAACGTCGGTCACGCCAGCCCGCAAGACGCCCTACTCGCTGATCCACACGGGCGACGACATACTGCAGCATGCGCCACCTTCTaacatttgttttg ACCAGCTGTACGGCATCTCGGACAAAGATCTGGCGACACTGTTCGCCGTCAAGTCGGAGCTGTGCAATCAAAAGTTCGAGCTGAAGGTGAACGACGTTCGGTTCGTCTCGCATCCGACGCTGCTGCGGAGCGACCCGGGCTCGGACCAAAAGTCTTCCGACATTCAGATCAACGTCGTGTTTGCGCTGCACGCCCAGGCCAGCTCGTCCGTGGTGAAGAGCTACTACGAACTGAGCAAGCGGATCGGCATCGCGCTGATCTACGAAGAGCGTCGCGATGGTTACTTCTCGCGGGAGATCAAAACGATGGTTGCTGTGATGGACGAGAACAGCGCGCTGCAAGAGCAGGAACAGCCGACCGGAGCCACCGGAACGGGCGGTTCGGTTGGGACGGGCAGTGGTACGGGGCCGGCCGGTACGAGCGGCCAAACGGTGGTGACGTGTGCAACGGCGGCTGGCATTGCGGTCGGTGTGTTTGACACGATACTGAAAAACACCACGCTGGCGCAATTCATTAAAACG ATCTATCACGACCTGTGCACGACGGGTTTGCTGAACGTTACCATGAACCAAACCGTCACGCTGAGCTTCTGCCTGCCCCAGAAGGCGCACCAGTTCCACAAGAAAGGCATGGCCGTGGAGCCGGAAACGATCGACCGGTGTCTGGAGTCGCTCAAACCCTACCACggcatgctgctgctcgtcgATCCGTCCGAGCTGTTTGACTGTGTGCCACCGTCCGGTGCGAacatgctgctgcagctgatcGAGGTGTACAATCCGCTGAAAAGTCTGCAAAACATGGCATCGGACGCCGAGCTGCTGATCGATCACGTGTACCAGCTCGTGGGGCATCTGGTGTACTGGGCCAAGGCGACAATCATCTACCCGCTGTGCGAGACGAACGTGTACGTGATTGCGCCCGACGCACAGCTCAACATTCATTCGAATCTTTCCGACAAGTTTGCGACCAAATTCCCCGGCATGTCGCTGTTTGAGGTGATCAGCGACTTTTCGCTGCCCACCTCGATCGGGCACCTTACGACCCCGTTGCAACATCCGGCACGGCAAGGCCGGCTGGCCCAGATGGTGCTGTGGATGCTGCAGCACCATCTGCTGATGCAGCTCCACACGTACGTACAGTTTGTGGCCAATCTGGATGGGATTGAGGAGGACGAGTTTGGCGGAGCGGCAGCAGGACGATGCAGCTCGGACCGGGCGCATGCACTACACGCCCTGTACGGCAGTTCTGCGCCGAGCGCATCGTCCAGCCAACCTTTGGCCGTGCCTACCGGCGGAAACAGGAAGCATTCGCTCAGCGAAGATCGCTACTCCGACAGCCTGTCCGCCCTGCTAACGACGGCCGCCTCCGTTACCTCCAATACGCGACCTTCGTCTGCGAGCCACCGGTCCAACATTAGCCACTCGAGCGTGGGTGGCCTGCAGACGGCTTCCAGCACGGACAACGACGAGAGTATCGCCTcgatcgacgacgacgacaagcTGAAACGGTTGCTCGCGGCTTTTCCCGAGCCCGACCGGAAGGCGGTGGCGCGCATCCCGGCCGCCTCGAACCCGGAAGACCTGGCGCTGATGGTGCGCCTGTGGAAGGCCGGCTACTTCAAGGGCGAGCATCATCTGGAGGAGATAATGTACTTTGAAAATTTGCGCCGCtcgcagctgctgcagctggtggACAAGTTTCGCGAGGTGTTGATCATCTACGAAACGGAGGATCCGGCGATCGCCAGTCTGTACTCCGACCAGCCGGCCGAGTAG
- the LOC120957230 gene encoding uncharacterized protein LOC120957230, with protein MESLRDGMLVGLGNPLLDISAVVEKDLLNKYDMQPNNAILAEEKHMPIYQELIEKYQAEYIAGGSVQNSLRVAQWILQRPRTAIFFGCVGQDEYARILEERATSNGVNVQYQRSATSPTGTCAVLVTGTQRSLCANLAAANDFTPEHLRSDGNRAYLQGAQFFYVSGFFFTVSFESALSVAKEAAATGRMFMMNLSAPFVPQFYKNNLEEIFPYVDVLFGNETEAIALAKEFNYGTEDLREIGKRIAALPKENGKRKRIVIITQGSDPVLLIEAGTDTVREFPVQKLAPEQMVDTNGAGDAFVGGFLAQLLQSRTVDVCIKCGIWAAREIIQRSGCTFEGEPSFCADN; from the exons ATGGAAAGTCTTAG GGATGGTATGCTGGTGGGACTCGGCAACCCGCTGCTGGACATTTCGGCCGTGGTTGAGAAAGACCTGCTGAACAAATACGATATGCAGCCGAACAATGCGATACTGGCGGAAGAGAAACACATGCCGAT CTACCAGGAGCTGATCGAAAAGTACCAGGCGGAGTACATTGCCGGTGGCAGCGTGCAGAACTCGCTGCGCGTCGCGCAATGGATACTGCAGCGACCGCGGACGGCCATCTTTTTCGGGTGCGTCGGGCAGGACGAGTACGCCCGCATCCTGGAGGAGCGTGCCACGTCGAACGGGGTGAACGTGCAATACCAACGGTCGGCCACCAGCCCGACCGGTACCTGTGCCGTGCTGGTGACCGGTACGCAGCGCAGCCTGTGCGCCAATCTGGCCGCTGCGAACGATTTTACGCCCGAGCATCTGCGGAGCGACGGCAATCGGGCGTACCTGCAGGGGGCACAGTTTTTCTACGTGTCCGGCTTTTTCTTCACGGTCAGCTTCGAAAGTGCGCTCAGCGTGGCGAAGGAGGCGGCCGCCACCGGGCGGATGTTTATGATGAATCTTAGCGCACCGTTCGTGCCACAGTTTTACAAGAACAATCTGGAGGAGATATTCCCGTACGTCGATGTGCTGTTTGGCAACGAGACG GAAGCGATCGCGCTAGCGAAAGAGTTCAACTACGGTACGGAAGATTTGCGCGAGATTGGCAAACGGATCGCCGCCCTGCCGAAAGAGAATGGCAAGCGGAAGCGCATCGTCATCATTACGCAGGGCAGCGATCCGGTGCTGCTGATCGAGGCCGGAACCGACACCGTGCGGGAGTTCCCGGTGCAGAAGCTAGCGCCGGAGCAGATGGTCGACACGAACGGGGCGGGTGACGCGTTCGTCGGCGGCTTCCTGGCTCAGCTGCTGCAGAGCCGCACCGTGGACGTGTGCATTAAGTGTGGCATTTGGGCGGCACGGGAAATTATTCAGCGGTCCGGCTGCACCTTCGAAGGCGAACCGTCCTTCTGTGCTGACAATTAA